A window of the Sediminispirochaeta bajacaliforniensis DSM 16054 genome harbors these coding sequences:
- a CDS encoding Crp/Fnr family transcriptional regulator → MDENLFSKYGQTFDSGKIIFREGEEGDRMYIIQEGSIRITKTMGEKEHVLAVLGKGDFFGEMAIVSRMPRSASATAATTVKLLSFNREGFISMIEKNAKIALNIIDKLSRRLQQANLQIQHLVRRNERGLIALNILYAFTVQSGEGGGVEYVRLLRELSLSMEVPQEHIRDFIEELRRDDILELTNQDTLCLIDRRRLSALAENRPSRS, encoded by the coding sequence ATGGATGAGAATCTTTTTTCGAAATACGGTCAGACCTTTGACAGCGGAAAGATCATTTTCCGGGAAGGGGAAGAAGGGGATCGGATGTATATCATCCAGGAAGGCAGTATCCGGATAACAAAGACCATGGGCGAAAAAGAGCATGTTCTTGCCGTTCTCGGGAAAGGGGATTTCTTCGGCGAGATGGCGATTGTGAGTCGTATGCCCCGTAGTGCCAGTGCCACTGCCGCGACAACGGTGAAGCTCCTGAGCTTCAACCGTGAGGGCTTTATCAGCATGATTGAGAAGAATGCCAAGATCGCCCTCAATATCATTGATAAATTAAGTAGACGTCTTCAACAGGCGAATCTTCAGATACAACACCTGGTCCGACGAAATGAACGGGGCCTGATCGCCCTCAATATTCTCTATGCCTTTACCGTTCAGTCGGGAGAGGGCGGGGGTGTGGAGTATGTCAGGCTACTGCGGGAACTGAGCCTCTCCATGGAGGTCCCTCAGGAGCATATTCGGGACTTTATCGAAGAGCTGCGAAGGGACGATATTCTTGAGCTGACCAATCAAGATACCCTTTGCCTTATAGACCGAAGACGATTGTCGGCCCTTGCCGAAAATCGCCCCTCCCGATCCTGA
- the trxA gene encoding thioredoxin, with product MAKEVTLTSANFEDEVQNSAIPVLVDFWAEWCVPCKMIGPILEEIAEDFDGKIKVGKINVDQEEALAGRFNIISIPTLMVFKGGEVVNQQVGAGSRDAIEKLFADYI from the coding sequence ATGGCAAAAGAAGTAACGCTTACCTCTGCCAACTTTGAAGATGAGGTCCAGAACTCTGCTATTCCCGTACTTGTCGACTTTTGGGCCGAATGGTGCGTGCCTTGTAAGATGATTGGCCCTATTCTTGAAGAAATTGCGGAAGATTTTGATGGGAAAATCAAGGTCGGAAAGATTAATGTGGATCAGGAAGAAGCACTTGCCGGTCGTTTCAACATTATCAGCATTCCGACCTTGATGGTTTTCAAGGGGGGTGAGGTTGTGAATCAGCAGGTGGGCGCCGGTAGCCGGGACGCCATTGAAAAGCTTTTTGCCGATTACATCTAA
- a CDS encoding single-stranded DNA-binding protein yields MLTWGNHVFVAGNLTKDPGLKKTPGGRAVCTFSIAVNRDYQAGEEEKKDVSFFTIETWATLAENCATYLEKGREVHVIGRLQQDRWTDAEGGRHERVKIVANRVEFGRRPKEKHEGGGKGDDAPKPEIISIEEDELLKAV; encoded by the coding sequence ATCATGTATTTGTTGCGGGAAATCTGACAAAAGATCCGGGCTTGAAGAAAACTCCGGGCGGAAGGGCGGTATGTACTTTTTCTATCGCCGTCAACAGAGATTACCAGGCGGGGGAGGAAGAGAAAAAGGATGTCTCTTTTTTTACCATCGAAACCTGGGCTACCCTTGCTGAAAACTGTGCCACCTATCTGGAAAAGGGGCGGGAGGTGCATGTTATCGGTCGATTGCAGCAGGATCGCTGGACCGATGCTGAGGGCGGCAGGCATGAAAGGGTAAAGATCGTGGCGAACCGGGTTGAATTCGGACGGAGACCAAAGGAGAAGCATGAAGGGGGGGGTAAAGGTGATGATGCACCGAAACCGGAGATCATTTCTATTGAAGAGGATGAGCTTCTGAAGGCCGTTTGA